In a single window of the Luteibacter rhizovicinus DSM 16549 genome:
- a CDS encoding C2 family cysteine protease, with amino-acid sequence MEQRKYSNKDLYGKSGHPVSSDIKQGQLGDCYLLASMGSLAFQQPALIESAIRYDAERESFRVSLYEAQRSLLGFHKSPKKVDVEVTQADLATDFARTGNYPATATSSPPAVWPAVIETAYAKHAVGPGETLADGFDRIDNGGWPKDALFALSGAPADQLTGFRVKHRELSEVYEDLKHDLEDHRPIVLSTNPVKLTKEDGLLSSDNGAGHAYMVEGIRKVDDEVKIKGRAGVLDETAVTVATDRQWASHSPFGTIAARSEFTGARIALLDGAGRVIDASDHPRTSFAGHSLETPWDDLQLAFFAGCAMWTYLNTPFLLAWDGVRVEDAGEWEEQGETWRKIDVHYPESLEVFSKAQSIYIGPDGLVRRLDYDVEIAGNTPGAHYVDKYIDVSGIQIATRRRIFPRLPDGRPLGEPLVVSIELSDISLR; translated from the coding sequence ATGGAGCAGCGGAAGTATTCGAACAAGGATCTGTATGGGAAGTCGGGCCACCCCGTCTCCTCGGACATCAAACAAGGCCAGCTCGGGGACTGCTATCTATTGGCATCCATGGGATCGCTCGCGTTTCAGCAGCCGGCACTCATCGAGAGCGCGATTCGTTACGACGCGGAACGGGAGAGCTTCCGCGTTTCGCTCTACGAAGCCCAGCGAAGCCTTCTCGGATTTCATAAATCGCCAAAGAAGGTCGATGTCGAGGTCACGCAAGCCGATCTGGCAACCGATTTCGCCAGGACGGGAAACTATCCCGCTACCGCTACAAGCTCACCGCCAGCAGTCTGGCCTGCAGTCATCGAGACCGCCTATGCGAAGCATGCCGTCGGGCCCGGCGAGACATTGGCAGATGGCTTCGATCGCATCGACAACGGCGGATGGCCGAAGGATGCCCTCTTCGCCCTGAGTGGTGCCCCTGCCGACCAGCTTACGGGCTTCCGGGTGAAACACCGCGAACTCTCTGAAGTATATGAAGACCTAAAGCACGACCTGGAAGACCATCGACCCATCGTCCTATCGACGAATCCGGTGAAGCTGACCAAGGAGGATGGTCTTCTGTCGTCTGACAATGGCGCGGGCCACGCTTATATGGTCGAGGGGATACGAAAGGTCGACGACGAGGTCAAGATCAAAGGCAGGGCCGGCGTACTCGATGAGACGGCCGTGACGGTGGCTACGGACCGACAGTGGGCATCTCATTCTCCGTTCGGCACGATCGCAGCACGCTCTGAGTTCACTGGGGCCCGCATCGCGCTGCTCGACGGCGCAGGTCGGGTCATCGATGCGTCGGACCACCCACGCACCTCTTTCGCCGGCCATTCGCTCGAAACACCTTGGGATGACCTGCAACTGGCGTTTTTTGCGGGTTGCGCCATGTGGACGTACCTCAATACCCCGTTCTTGCTTGCCTGGGATGGCGTTCGCGTCGAGGATGCCGGGGAATGGGAGGAGCAAGGTGAGACGTGGCGCAAGATTGACGTTCACTACCCGGAGTCACTGGAAGTCTTCAGCAAGGCGCAGTCGATTTATATAGGCCCGGATGGCCTCGTCCGTCGCCTCGACTACGACGTTGAGATTGCGGGCAACACGCCTGGGGCGCATTACGTCGACAAGTACATCGACGTTTCCGGTATCCAGATTGCAACGCGGCGGCGAATTTTCCCACGGCTACCCGACGGTCGGCCCCTGGGCGAGCCTTTGGTCGTGTCCATCGAGTTGAGCGACATTTCGCTTCGCTGA
- a CDS encoding alpha/beta fold hydrolase, with product MSQKTAASADNQYVEAGGVRYAYRRFGKPGRTPLLCLQHFTGTLDNWDPAIVDAHAADREVILFENAGVGRSGGTVPSNIAGMAEHVLHFVDALALSKVHILGYSLGGFLAQEIAISRPGLIGRLILSGSAPEGGAGAGMDRPELLAIYTDAAILPPDKLKRLFFPATPAGLESADGFLARLATRTAEADLAPDPAVASSQLQAMISWANWQGDVGAKLEKITQPVLVTNGNNDTMIPTANTFTLATYLPNATLIIYPNAGHGALFQYAADYASHTRTFLAVD from the coding sequence ATGAGCCAGAAAACAGCGGCATCTGCCGACAACCAGTATGTGGAAGCGGGCGGGGTGCGGTACGCCTACCGGCGGTTCGGCAAGCCGGGGCGGACCCCGCTGCTTTGCCTGCAGCACTTCACCGGAACGCTCGACAACTGGGATCCCGCGATTGTCGATGCACATGCAGCCGACCGTGAGGTCATACTTTTTGAGAACGCAGGCGTGGGCCGTTCCGGCGGAACTGTGCCGTCCAACATAGCTGGCATGGCTGAGCACGTCCTGCACTTTGTCGACGCGCTCGCCCTGTCGAAAGTGCATATCCTGGGTTATTCGCTAGGCGGCTTCCTGGCACAGGAGATCGCCATCTCTCGTCCTGGGCTGATCGGTCGACTCATTTTGTCCGGCAGCGCACCGGAAGGCGGAGCAGGAGCCGGCATGGACCGCCCTGAGCTTCTCGCCATCTACACCGATGCGGCGATCCTTCCACCTGACAAGCTCAAGCGCCTGTTCTTTCCCGCGACTCCTGCCGGGCTCGAGTCGGCTGACGGGTTCCTGGCACGCCTTGCCACTCGTACGGCCGAGGCGGATTTGGCTCCTGATCCGGCAGTGGCAAGCAGCCAATTGCAGGCAATGATTTCGTGGGCAAACTGGCAGGGCGATGTCGGGGCCAAGCTCGAAAAGATCACACAGCCCGTTCTGGTGACCAATGGCAACAACGACACGATGATCCCGACGGCCAACACATTCACCTTGGCCACGTACCTTCCCAATGCCACTCTCATCATCTACCCGAATGCGGGACACGGCGCGCTCTTCCAGTACGCGGCGGACTATGCGTCGCACACGCGAACCTTCCTTGCGGTGGACTGA